In Paenibacillus larvae subsp. larvae, the following proteins share a genomic window:
- the wecB gene encoding non-hydrolyzing UDP-N-acetylglucosamine 2-epimerase has translation MKRLKVITIFGTRPEAIKMAPLILELNQHPEHIESLICVTAQHREMLDQVLELFKIQPDFDLNVMKNRQTLNEITIRVLQGLEPIFREAQPDLILVHGDTLTTFLASYAAFMQKIKVGHVEAGLRTWNKLSPYPEEMNRQLTGVLADLHFAPTGWSAGNLRKENKNEGQIYITGNTVTDVFQYTVKKDFHHPVLEWAKGKRMILMTAHRREAQGKPHRQIFQAVRRIADEFDDVVVVYPVHPSPAVKEPAYEILGDHERIKLIDPLDVFEFHNFYPHTHMILTDSGGLQEEAPSFGVPVLVLRDTTERSEGVEAGTLELVGTDEEKVYESTKALLTNVSKYDRMREAVNPYGDGQASKRIVQSILYDFGYISDRPEPFHP, from the coding sequence ATGAAGCGCTTAAAAGTAATTACAATTTTTGGCACAAGGCCTGAAGCCATCAAGATGGCTCCTTTAATTCTGGAATTAAATCAACATCCAGAACATATTGAATCTTTAATTTGCGTAACAGCCCAACATCGGGAGATGCTGGACCAGGTACTGGAGCTTTTCAAGATTCAACCTGATTTTGACCTGAATGTAATGAAGAACCGTCAGACGCTGAATGAAATCACCATTCGTGTGTTACAGGGACTGGAGCCTATATTCCGTGAAGCCCAGCCAGATCTGATTCTGGTTCATGGGGACACGCTTACTACATTCCTTGCCAGCTATGCGGCATTTATGCAAAAAATTAAGGTGGGCCATGTGGAGGCTGGTTTGCGTACGTGGAACAAGCTTTCTCCTTATCCGGAAGAGATGAACCGTCAGCTGACAGGGGTTCTGGCGGATCTGCATTTTGCTCCTACTGGCTGGTCGGCGGGGAATTTGCGCAAAGAAAATAAAAATGAAGGTCAAATTTATATAACCGGAAATACAGTAACGGATGTGTTCCAGTACACTGTGAAAAAAGACTTCCATCATCCGGTATTGGAGTGGGCAAAAGGGAAAAGAATGATTTTGATGACAGCCCATCGCCGGGAAGCTCAAGGAAAACCGCATAGACAAATTTTCCAAGCTGTGAGAAGAATCGCAGATGAGTTTGACGATGTCGTGGTAGTATATCCTGTACATCCTAGCCCAGCAGTAAAAGAACCTGCATATGAGATCCTAGGAGATCACGAACGAATCAAGCTGATTGATCCGCTTGATGTTTTTGAATTCCACAACTTCTATCCTCATACCCATATGATCTTAACGGATTCCGGTGGGCTGCAGGAAGAGGCGCCTTCATTTGGCGTACCGGTTCTGGTATTGCGGGACACCACTGAGCGGTCGGAGGGAGTGGAAGCTGGCACTTTGGAACTCGTAGGTACCGACGAGGAGAAAGTGTACGAAAGCACAAAGGCTCTTTTGACAAATGTATCCAAATATGACCGAATGAGAGAAGCGGTCAATCCGTACGGAGACGGTCAGGCCTCTAAACGGATCGTCCAATCCATTCTCTATGATTTCGGTTATATTTCTGATAGGCCAGAACCGTTCCATCCGTGA
- the upp gene encoding uracil phosphoribosyltransferase, producing MGKVFVCDHPLIQHKLTYIRDENTKTKDFRELVDEVATLMAYEITRDISLENVKVKTPVATADAKVISGRMLGLIPILRAGLGMVEGVLKLIPAAKVGHVGLYRDPETLQPVEYYVKLPTDVTERELIVIDPMLATGGSANMAIEVLKKRNCSQIKLMCLIAAPEGVEAVQKEHPDVDIYVAAIDDYLDDHGYIIPGLGDAGDRLFGTK from the coding sequence ATGGGAAAAGTATTTGTGTGTGATCATCCGCTCATCCAACATAAACTGACATACATACGCGACGAGAACACGAAAACCAAAGATTTCCGGGAGCTGGTAGATGAAGTCGCTACTTTGATGGCGTATGAAATTACAAGAGATATTTCATTGGAAAATGTAAAGGTGAAAACCCCGGTTGCAACTGCTGACGCCAAGGTCATTTCCGGCCGGATGCTCGGTCTGATTCCTATACTACGTGCAGGACTCGGAATGGTGGAGGGAGTTTTGAAATTAATCCCGGCCGCAAAAGTGGGACATGTGGGCCTTTATCGTGATCCGGAAACACTTCAACCTGTCGAATATTATGTGAAACTGCCGACGGATGTTACGGAAAGAGAACTTATTGTAATTGATCCGATGCTGGCTACAGGCGGTTCGGCAAATATGGCGATTGAAGTGTTGAAAAAGAGAAACTGTTCGCAAATTAAACTGATGTGTCTCATTGCCGCTCCGGAAGGTGTGGAAGCTGTTCAAAAGGAACATCCGGATGTAGACATTTACGTGGCAGCAATCGATGATTATCTGGATGATCACGGATATATTATCCCAGGGCTTGGAGATGCGGGCGACCGTTTATTTGGTACGAAATAA
- the glyA gene encoding serine hydroxymethyltransferase encodes MSKLAKQDPKILEAMNLELRRQRDKIELIASENFVSEAVMEAMGTVLTNKYAEGYPGKRYYGGCECVDIVEGIARDRAKELFGAEHANVQPHSGAQANMAVYLAALKPGDTVLGMNLSHGGHLTHGSPVNASGILYNFVEYGVSEEDFRIDYDKVRKLAFKHRPRLIVAGASAYPRTIDFEALGRIAQDVGALFMVDMAHIAGLVAVGLHPSPVPHAHFVTTTTHKTLRGPRGGLILCKKPWAAAIDKAVFPGTQGGPLMHIIAAKAVALGEALQPEFKTYARNVIDNAAVLSQSLQAEGLHVVSGGTDNHLILIDLRNLNITGKEAEHILDEVGITVNKNAIPFDPTSPFITSGVRIGTPAATSRGMGREAMKDIARIISLTLKNPSDETALEKARAMVNELTSQYPLYEGLSY; translated from the coding sequence ATGAGCAAATTAGCCAAGCAAGATCCGAAAATTTTAGAAGCTATGAATTTAGAATTGAGACGCCAGCGCGACAAAATTGAGCTGATCGCTTCCGAAAACTTTGTGAGTGAAGCTGTTATGGAGGCAATGGGTACAGTCCTGACCAACAAATATGCGGAAGGATACCCAGGCAAGCGTTATTATGGCGGTTGTGAATGTGTAGATATCGTAGAAGGTATAGCGCGCGACCGTGCAAAAGAACTGTTTGGTGCCGAACATGCCAATGTCCAGCCTCATTCCGGCGCCCAAGCTAACATGGCTGTTTATCTTGCGGCTCTCAAGCCGGGCGATACGGTTCTTGGTATGAATCTTTCCCATGGGGGACATTTAACCCACGGAAGTCCGGTCAATGCATCCGGTATTTTGTACAACTTTGTTGAGTATGGAGTGTCTGAAGAAGATTTCCGCATTGACTATGATAAAGTGCGCAAGCTGGCATTCAAACATAGACCGCGCCTTATCGTGGCGGGAGCCAGTGCATATCCGCGTACGATAGATTTTGAGGCACTTGGCAGAATTGCCCAGGATGTAGGGGCGTTGTTTATGGTGGATATGGCCCATATTGCGGGACTTGTAGCCGTCGGCCTTCATCCAAGTCCGGTCCCTCATGCCCACTTTGTGACAACCACAACCCATAAGACTCTGCGTGGTCCCCGGGGAGGCCTGATTCTATGCAAGAAGCCTTGGGCTGCCGCCATCGATAAGGCGGTATTCCCGGGTACCCAAGGAGGACCGCTCATGCATATTATTGCAGCCAAGGCGGTAGCTCTCGGCGAAGCCTTGCAGCCGGAATTTAAGACGTATGCCCGGAATGTCATCGACAATGCAGCTGTACTGTCACAGTCTTTGCAGGCTGAGGGGCTTCATGTAGTATCCGGTGGTACAGACAACCATCTGATTCTGATTGATCTGCGCAATCTGAACATTACAGGCAAAGAAGCGGAACACATACTTGATGAAGTGGGCATTACCGTGAATAAAAATGCTATTCCTTTCGATCCGACCAGCCCGTTCATTACAAGCGGAGTCCGGATTGGAACACCTGCTGCCACTTCCCGTGGAATGGGTCGGGAAGCCATGAAAGATATCGCCCGTATCATTTCACTGACTTTGAAGAATCCTTCTGATGAGACGGCTTTGGAAAAAGCCAGGGCGATGGTGAATGAACTGACTTCCCAATATCCTTTGTACGAAGGATTGTCCTATTAA
- a CDS encoding TIGR01440 family protein, translated as MVQKETTAIIAAVKKVLTELIEAGGLRKGQLVVFGVSTSEVMGKHIGTAGTLDAAKQIYTGASEVARQYGLHLAFQCCEHLNRALVIEEDVAERYGLYPVSVVPVPKAGGSMAAYAYRQMKRPCVVEQIKAHAGIDIGDTLIGMHLRPVAVPVRPSIRLIGEAHVTMAYTRPKLVGGARAVYTIGDETCLG; from the coding sequence GTGGTACAGAAAGAAACTACCGCCATAATAGCTGCTGTGAAAAAGGTTTTAACCGAGCTTATTGAGGCAGGAGGGCTGCGTAAGGGACAGTTGGTAGTGTTCGGCGTAAGTACAAGTGAGGTAATGGGCAAGCATATAGGAACAGCCGGAACTTTGGATGCCGCCAAACAAATCTACACGGGGGCTTCTGAGGTGGCCCGGCAGTATGGACTGCACCTTGCCTTTCAATGCTGTGAGCATTTGAACCGGGCTCTTGTTATAGAAGAGGATGTAGCAGAACGATACGGTCTGTACCCTGTCAGCGTAGTTCCTGTTCCCAAAGCGGGAGGTTCTATGGCTGCTTATGCTTACCGCCAAATGAAACGGCCCTGCGTGGTGGAACAGATAAAGGCTCATGCGGGTATAGATATTGGCGATACTCTTATAGGCATGCACTTGCGCCCCGTTGCTGTTCCGGTTCGTCCTTCAATCCGTTTGATTGGTGAAGCTCACGTGACAATGGCTTACACACGGCCCAAGCTGGTTGGTGGAGCCCGGGCGGTCTATACAATTGGGGATGAAACTTGCCTGGGCTAA